Proteins from one Bacteroidota bacterium genomic window:
- a CDS encoding LTA synthase family protein — protein MLIVYIICRILFFAFNRDLFPELNVGEFLWIMVNGLRYDIASIIYINSILIIMHVIPIAARETPLYQRIVKILFYLCNGLALFLEAGDFIYFRYGLKRTSTHELGLANDTSVLPMVMKDYWLVFVLTFIIILLVEWLYRKTEFIARNKSRSPLQIHYPAQIILMTLVVIFSVVGARGGLQQEIISPNDAGIELGDNRFSELIINTPFSVIYAIGHRHVEVKDYFKPEHLSNYYNIHHEKKQFYKWPDTIPKQIDNVCVIVLESFSKEYLGYFYPQLHFTPFLDSLMNEGLCFTNAYSNGKSSNQGIIAVNSSIPVMMEDPFISSVYQQNNFVGVGSLVKKMGYGSYFFHGANNGTMGFDKFLERAGFDGYFGRNEYGNDKDFDGNWGIFDEPFLKWTANKMSTLPTPFYSEIFTISSHHPFTIPHQYAGRFPKGEIPMMATVAYTDYALQQFFEEAKKQPWYNNTLFILTADHPGPPNPGSFFYQNQIGAHATWLLLYKPNGQFKGTSDMVVQQSDIMPTVLDYIGYTGKYTAFGNSVFDSLAPHFAFNFHAGEYMLLDSNFMLQYNGNTVLGLYDYKNDSMLIKNMSAEYPDETLNMEDRLKAIIQLHNDAMIYNKLAE, from the coding sequence ATGCTGATCGTCTATATTATATGCCGCATTCTATTTTTTGCCTTCAATCGTGATTTATTTCCAGAATTAAATGTAGGAGAGTTTTTATGGATCATGGTAAACGGATTGCGGTATGATATCGCTTCTATCATTTACATCAATTCTATCTTAATTATCATGCATGTTATCCCGATTGCCGCCAGGGAAACACCTTTATACCAACGCATTGTCAAAATACTATTTTATCTCTGCAACGGACTTGCATTATTTTTAGAAGCCGGTGATTTTATATATTTCCGTTATGGATTAAAACGCACCTCTACACATGAACTTGGTTTGGCAAATGATACCAGTGTTTTGCCAATGGTAATGAAGGATTATTGGTTAGTTTTTGTTTTGACATTTATAATAATTCTTTTGGTGGAATGGTTGTATCGCAAAACAGAATTTATCGCAAGAAATAAAAGCAGAAGCCCCTTACAAATTCATTATCCCGCACAGATAATTTTAATGACTTTAGTAGTAATTTTTTCAGTGGTAGGTGCAAGAGGCGGATTACAACAAGAAATAATATCGCCGAATGATGCAGGAATAGAATTAGGTGATAACAGATTTTCTGAATTAATTATCAATACACCTTTCTCGGTTATCTATGCAATTGGTCATCGCCATGTGGAAGTAAAAGATTATTTCAAACCCGAACACCTCAGTAATTATTATAATATTCATCACGAAAAAAAACAGTTTTATAAATGGCCGGATACAATTCCAAAACAAATAGATAATGTTTGTGTAATTGTTTTAGAAAGTTTTTCAAAAGAGTATCTCGGATATTTTTATCCTCAACTACATTTCACACCTTTTCTTGATTCACTGATGAATGAGGGTTTGTGTTTTACAAATGCGTATTCCAATGGTAAATCATCCAATCAGGGAATTATTGCTGTGAATAGTTCTATCCCGGTGATGATGGAAGACCCTTTTATTTCTTCGGTGTATCAACAAAATAATTTTGTAGGTGTTGGTAGTCTTGTAAAAAAAATGGGATATGGTTCTTATTTTTTTCATGGAGCAAATAACGGTACTATGGGTTTCGACAAATTCTTAGAACGTGCAGGTTTCGATGGATATTTTGGGAGAAACGAATATGGCAATGATAAAGACTTTGATGGCAACTGGGGAATATTTGATGAACCATTTTTGAAATGGACTGCAAATAAAATGAGTACACTGCCCACACCGTTTTATTCCGAAATATTTACTATCTCTTCGCATCATCCATTTACTATTCCACATCAATATGCAGGACGTTTTCCCAAAGGAGAAATCCCAATGATGGCCACAGTAGCTTATACAGATTATGCACTGCAACAATTTTTTGAAGAAGCAAAAAAACAACCTTGGTATAACAACACCTTATTTATTTTAACTGCCGATCATCCCGGCCCTCCAAATCCGGGAAGTTTCTTTTATCAAAATCAAATAGGTGCACATGCTACCTGGCTATTATTATATAAACCCAATGGTCAATTTAAAGGAACTAGTGATATGGTAGTGCAGCAATCGGATATTATGCCTACCGTGTTAGATTATATCGGCTACACCGGAAAATATACTGCATTTGGAAATTCAGTGTTTGATAGTTTAGCTCCACATTTTGCATTTAATTTTCATGCAGGTGAATATATGTTGCTCGATAGTAATTTCATGTTGCAATACAATGGAAATACTGTATTGGGATTATACGATTATAAAAATGACAGTATGCTTATTAAAAATATGAGTGCCGAATATCCGGATGAAACGCTTAATATGGAGGATAGATTGAAAGCAATTATTCAATTGCATAATGATGCAATGATATACAACAAACTTGCAGAGTAG